Proteins from a single region of Nitrospinota bacterium:
- a CDS encoding STAS domain-containing protein, translated as MKIIQENFGNVRLLRLDGKLDVHSTPAVLELVNNLIDGNQVNVVIDMRQVKLISSYGVGAMVTILKNIRERGGHLKLAALRPEVKVPFEVTGLMPQFEIHDSVENAINSF; from the coding sequence GTGAAGATCATTCAGGAAAATTTTGGGAACGTACGGCTTTTGCGGCTGGACGGGAAGCTGGACGTACACTCAACCCCCGCCGTGCTGGAATTGGTGAATAACCTGATCGACGGCAATCAGGTCAACGTGGTGATTGATATGCGGCAGGTAAAGCTCATCTCCAGTTACGGCGTCGGGGCGATGGTCACCATCCTCAAGAACATCCGCGAGCGGGGAGGACACCTGAAACTGGCGGCCCTGCGTCCCGAAGTGAAGGTGCCGTTTGAGGTCACCGGGTTGATGCCGCAGTTTGAAATCCACGACAGCGTGGAAAACGCGATTAACAGCTTCTAA
- a CDS encoding chemotaxis response regulator protein-glutamate methylesterase, producing MGDTPRIRVLVVDDSPFMRMAICRTLEPSAAIEVVGQARNGVEALEKAKALEPDVITLDVEMPLMGGLEALKAVMAWHRPIPCVMVSSLTTEGAEITLSALDEGAIDFITKPSSLAGMDIGQMQRDLVDKIVVAAHIPPARLKGRIGPPKARAPLRLGATAGKRGVEVVCIGISTGGPPALQRIIPALPVNLPVAVVVAQHMPAGFTKSMAERLNRTSAIEVKEAEEGDIISAGRVLVAKSGMHLVFNEKYGKKIAHITHRPESESYFPSVNVLFESAAHFFGNRTLPVVMTGMGTDGTEGLKALKKQGAFAMAQSEESCAVYGMPKSAIEGGLVDRIAGLDDMAGAIIEEL from the coding sequence ATGGGCGATACGCCGCGGATACGGGTGCTGGTGGTGGACGACTCGCCGTTCATGCGGATGGCCATCTGCCGGACGCTGGAGCCGTCGGCCGCCATCGAGGTGGTGGGCCAAGCGCGCAACGGCGTGGAGGCGCTGGAGAAGGCGAAGGCGCTGGAACCGGACGTGATTACGCTCGATGTTGAAATGCCGCTGATGGGCGGGTTGGAGGCGCTGAAAGCGGTCATGGCCTGGCACCGTCCCATTCCGTGCGTGATGGTGAGTTCGCTCACCACCGAGGGGGCCGAAATCACCCTCTCCGCGCTGGACGAGGGGGCGATTGATTTCATCACCAAACCCTCCTCGCTGGCGGGGATGGACATTGGCCAGATGCAGCGCGACCTCGTGGATAAAATCGTGGTGGCCGCGCACATCCCGCCCGCCCGGCTCAAAGGACGCATCGGGCCGCCCAAGGCGCGCGCCCCCTTGCGGCTTGGCGCCACGGCCGGGAAACGGGGGGTGGAGGTGGTCTGCATCGGCATATCCACCGGCGGGCCGCCAGCCCTGCAACGGATTATTCCGGCCCTGCCGGTCAATTTACCCGTGGCGGTCGTGGTCGCCCAGCATATGCCCGCCGGTTTCACCAAGTCGATGGCCGAACGGCTAAACAGGACGAGCGCCATCGAGGTGAAGGAAGCCGAGGAAGGCGATATTATTTCCGCGGGGAGGGTTTTGGTGGCCAAATCCGGGATGCACCTCGTTTTTAACGAGAAGTACGGCAAGAAGATCGCCCATATAACACACCGCCCTGAATCGGAAAGTTATTTCCCCAGCGTCAACGTGCTGTTTGAATCGGCGGCACATTTCTTCGGCAACCGGACATTGCCGGTGGTGATGACCGGCATGGGAACCGATGGCACCGAGGGGTTGAAGGCGCTGAAAAAACAAGGCGCGTTCGCCATGGCGCAATCGGAGGAAAGCTGCGCGGTGTACGGGATGCCAAAATCGGCCATCGAAGGGGGGCTGGTCGACCGGATCGC
- a CDS encoding protein-glutamate O-methyltransferase CheR gives MAFQMSEEELALLTGYIRDHTGLVFSGPQEHLFHRRVKKRIDANMLQSAREYYHFIRFDPKRGDEMRELINLITVNETYFFRETPQMALFKEELLPLLKEKNRREKTLRIWSAACSNGAEPYSIAILIKESGLFDGGDWRVDLYGTDINAEVVQAARLGLYNANAFRGIDEAIREKYFSLKEPGVWELDPGIRRMVHFSLLNLYNPAQIKLMRNMDVILCRNVMIYFDAEGKKRVSEHLYEALRPLGCLVIGQSESLFKVTTFYKMAPMGNVLVYQRPAAED, from the coding sequence TTGGCATTCCAGATGTCCGAAGAGGAATTAGCCCTCCTGACGGGGTACATCAGGGATCACACCGGCCTTGTATTCAGCGGCCCCCAGGAGCATCTGTTCCACAGGCGGGTAAAAAAGCGGATCGACGCCAACATGCTGCAGAGCGCCCGCGAATACTACCATTTCATCCGCTTCGACCCGAAGCGCGGCGACGAGATGCGCGAACTCATCAACCTTATCACGGTCAACGAAACCTATTTTTTCCGCGAGACTCCGCAGATGGCGCTTTTCAAGGAAGAGCTGCTCCCCCTGCTCAAGGAAAAAAACCGGCGCGAGAAGACGCTCCGCATCTGGAGCGCGGCCTGCTCCAACGGGGCCGAGCCGTACAGCATCGCGATTCTCATCAAGGAATCCGGCCTGTTCGACGGCGGGGATTGGCGCGTGGATCTGTACGGCACCGACATCAACGCCGAGGTTGTCCAGGCCGCCCGCCTGGGGCTGTATAACGCAAACGCCTTCCGCGGCATCGACGAGGCAATCCGGGAAAAATATTTTTCCCTGAAGGAGCCGGGGGTGTGGGAACTGGATCCCGGCATCCGCCGGATGGTACATTTTTCACTGTTGAACCTGTACAATCCGGCGCAGATAAAGCTGATGCGCAACATGGACGTAATACTGTGCCGCAACGTCATGATCTATTTTGACGCCGAGGGAAAAAAACGGGTGAGCGAGCACTTGTACGAGGCGCTCCGCCCCCTCGGCTGCCTGGTGATCGGCCAAAGCGAATCGCTTTTCAAGGTCACCACGTTCTACAAGATGGCGCCGATGGGCAACGTGCTGGTATACCAGCGTCCGGCGGCGGAGGACTGA